The Cyclopterus lumpus isolate fCycLum1 chromosome 6, fCycLum1.pri, whole genome shotgun sequence genome contains a region encoding:
- the LOC117731985 gene encoding protein mono-ADP-ribosyltransferase PARP6-like: MYAVLEVSNLARLQSSRRLLTRESQQWAESQTDEDSDSEDILCGITETCTSDLTHHPQLEADIEAVRTLYSDTAASIREYGSIDDVDVDLNVNANVLEEEVAKAWRINPSEPIVIRLNFSPSLYLDGPAPSVEVFQPSNTDNFSLSKQLQNVLTVFLSHEWQQLTNENVVVRQKRRHSWFRPSGTIKKFRARLSIWLPPSKSSELQEPALKARIVSPAMNCFTSHTTSYAIKNPTGELFTYTPSGKRVAVSAVKSSTQLSTKQLMELLFSSQAIRHCKTTPTLQHGFLVQLMRYAEQRLPTLNEYCVVCDERHVFQNGPMLKPAVCTRELCVFSFYTLGVMSGATEEVATGAEVVDLLVAMCRAALQSSRKSIIFEPFPSVVDPCNPKTLAFSPKRKSYDRLQKALDSVLLIRRMSQGPYSEIKNQMDKIDPLAHPLLQWILASNRSHIVKLPLNGQLKFMHTPHQFLLISSPPSKEARFQTAKKLYGSTFAFHGSHIENWHSILRNGLINASCTKLQLHGAAYGNGIYLSPISSISFGYSEMGKGRHQMPTKEELRKKHNQLHKIKQQHGRARFLQNRNLNCIALCEVVTSKDLQKHRNIWVCPVSDHVCTRFLFVYENGEVGDVHINTQEAGIHRAIVQVIALNRAEKTKKDS, translated from the exons ATGTATGCAGTCCTAGAAGTGTCTAATCTGGCCAGACTGCAGAGCAGCAGGCGACTGCTAACAAGG GAGAGCCAGCAGTGGGCCGAGAGCCAAACTGatgaggacagtgactcagagGACATCCTGTGTGGAATCACT GAGACCTGTACCTCGGACCTGACGCACCATCCTCAGCTTGAGGCCGACATAGAGGCTGTGAGGACGTTGTATTCGGACACTGCAGCCTCCATCAG ggAGTATGGGTCGATTGATGATGTGGATGTTGACTTAAACGTAAACGCCAACGTTTTGGAA GAGGAAGTGGCCAAGGCCTGGAGGATTAACCCATCAGAGCCCATCGTTATCCGTCTGAacttctctccgtctctctatCTGGACGGACCTG CACCTTCAGTCGAAGTCTTTCAACCATCCAACACCGATAATTTCAGCCTTAGCAAACAATTACAGAA TGTTCTCACAGTCTTCTTATCTCACGAGTGGCAACAGCTGACCAATGAGAACGTCGTTGTCCGACAGAAGAGAAGACACAGCTGGTTCAGGCCAAGTGGAACCATCAAGAAATTTCGTGCAAGACTTAGCATCTGGCTCCCACCATCAAA GTCCAGTGAGCTACAGGAACCCGCTCTGAAAGCGAGGATCGTTTCACCAGCAATGAACTGTTTCACAAGTCACACAACATCCTACGCCATCAAGAATCCCACAGGAGAGCTCTTCACCTACACACCCAGTGGGAAG AGAGTGGCGGTGTCAGCAGTCAAGTCTTCAACACAGCTTAGTACCAAAcagctgatggagctgctgTTCTCCTCCCAGGCCATCAGACACTGTAAGACCACCCCAACTCTGCAGCACGGCTTCTTGGTGCAG TTAATGAGGTATGCTGAGCAGAGACTCCCCACGCTGAATGAATACTGTGTTGTCTGTGACGAGCGACATGTGTTCCAGAATGGGCCCATGTTGAAG cCAGCAGTTTGCACCAGGGAGCTTTGTGTGTTCTCCTTTTATACGTTAGGTGTTATGTCTGGAGCTACGGAGGAGGTTGCCACCGGTGCCGAG GTagttgacctgctggtggccaTGTGCAGAGCTGCCCTCCAGTCTTCACGCAAGAGCATCATATTTGAACCGTTCCCTTCTGTTGTTGATCCATGCAACCCCAAAACCCTGGCCTTTAGTCCTAAA AGAAAGAGCTACGACAGGCTGCAAAAAGCACTGGACAGTGTTTTGTTAATCAGGAGGATGTCACAG GGTCCTTATTCTGAAATAAAGAATCAGATGGACAAGATAGACCCTCTCGCGCATCCCTTACTACAATG GATTTTAGCAAGCAACAGATCACACATTGTCAAGCTTCCACTGAACGGG CAACTGAAGTTCATGCACACACCCCATCAGTTCCTGTTGATCAGCAGCCCTCCATCCAAAGAAGCTCGTTTTCAAACTGCCAAGAAACTTTATGGCAGCACCTTTGCTTTCCA TGGTTCACATATCGAAAACTGGCACTCTATTTTGAGAAATGGGCTGATTAATGCCTCTTGTACAAAATTACAG CTTCATGGAGCTGCATATGGGAATGGAATCTATCTGAGTCCTATCTCAAGCATATCATTTGGATACTCTG AGATGGGTAAAGGACGACACCAAATGCCCACCAAAGAAGAACTcagaaagaaacacaaccaACTACACAAAATCAAACAG CAGCATGGGCGCGCCAGGTTTCTGCAAAACAGGAATCTAAACTGCATTGCTCTCTGTGAAG TCGTAACTTCAAAGGACCTTCAAAAACACAGGAATATCTGGGTGTGTCCAGTGTCCGACCATGTGTGCACTCGCTTCCTCTTTGT GTATGAGAACGGAGAGGTAGGAGACGTCCACATCAACACTCAGGAAGCCGGGATCCACAGGGCCATTGTGCAAGTAATTGCTTTAAACCGtgctgagaaaacaaaaaaggattcATGA